The sequence GACCACACCAAAGACCCATCCAACCAACTTCCACACATATATGTTGCCGCCAAAGGGACCCATTTCTTTTCTTGCATAATTTACGCTCCTCCCCTTCCTCCCTATTCAACCCAACCAAAACCTTATACCATAGGCTCTCCTTTTCCATTAACATGCGCCACCCATCTCTCATTCATGACAATGAACTTTCCTCACCTCCTCATAACCACCCCCATAAAGTTCTACTTAATCAAATCCTAAACAAAGATCATTTtctcctctctctttttctctataGAACCTATgcatatatatttagttttatttaatgaaaatcacTTCTACAAGGCTAAGGAAACATATTTCCTATTCTAGTTTTTTGTGATGATAGAAGATTGTGCTTACCAAATATTTGGGATATGTATCTAAGTCCTTTGAGGAGGCCTTTCATCTGGCCTTTCACCACACCTGACGTCATTGTTGAAGCTCTTTGATCTATTTTTGGGTCCGAAAACTTTCACTTCAAATGTGCTAGTACTTCCAATCTTCAATGGAACCAGCTACAAATTTCTGAAAACAATGGGATGATACAACCGATCTTCTTACCATTTAATCCCATTAACGTACAACTAATCACATTATATCATGGCCCAACATTTCATAGATGCATTTCTCAAAATGACTTAAGGAACTAATTGCACTATTCTCccaattctatttattttcaaattgacatttttttaaaaataaataaaaaagcaaaaaagataagaatacAATAGAAGACACCTACCTGATTACCTCCAAGACAAATGTTTGAATCAATCAAATGATGTATTCTTGGTGTTGTAAATGAATTAGAACTAACGTTGAAGGCAACACAggaagaaaaagttttgaaagttATTGTGGTTCTGGATTGGATGTTTTGGAACGAGCATCCAACCCCAGAAGAGAGAGATTTCAGGTTGGAAAAACTCAAAAGTGTAAAAATGAAAGAACTTGATTTTGATCTACCGCCCCCAATTGGTGGCCAGGCAAATCAAAACCAATAACACAACATGTTTTTGATGGAAGGCCAGAGAGGTTTAATTTCACTGTAATTTTCATCTGCATAAGCCAAATTTAGTGGAAATGCGAGAATAACGGGTTGAAAAGCATAATCCTATGGCATTTATGAATTTGGTGAAcctaaattaaaaggaaaataaattaaataaataaagtattaacttttattgtttttttttggtgttcTCTTtgacttttatgttttttgtctactaccaaaaaacaaacaaacaaacggAAATATGGGAGTTTCcaacttgcattttttttttaattagaataatgATATCAAGTCCCGTACTTCTATATGTCTcgtatgaaattaataaaacagtcttaagtatatttttctattacggtaaatattataatttttggttTGATCTTTCATTAATTTGTGTTTAGTAGAGAtctctcatttttctcatttttctagAACGATGTAGTAAATGAAGggtatatttgataaaaataccttaatttcatttaaaatagtttttttaaatttataaaatgtgtGTCATGCAATGCAGCATATTACCGTAACTCCAACTAGGTTGACATCCCATCCgtttaaaatagtttatatataacTTGTTTATTTTGAGATACTTTTTctttgcaaattaaaaaaagagaatttaGAGTTGCTAATTCGGACTAGCTTAATCCATTTGAGTTGCAACATGGGTCAACACATATTGTGTATTTCCAACTTTATCTCTTTAACTTTTCTCATCTAACgatgtgtttttaaattttaggaatatattttgtcttttaaaagaaaatagcaTTCTCTCTTATCACCTTTTATTTAACTAAATGAATGGAGAAAGAactcaacatttctttttattctgTTTTATTTATCTCTCGTACCAAACaatataataatgtatttttttccttcttatcaTCTTCTTCACTGCCAAACAAAATTACTATATCTCATTTTAACTTTCCAATTTTTGTAAAAGCTAGTTaagcttttctatttttaaaatcaagcaAATTTGGttatatgatatattttcatatatttaaaatccacaaatttttaatttttattcaaatatttaagggttaacaatttaaaatataaataattttaaaagatcaGAAGTTGGAAttttagtgaaattttaataaaaatagaaggaTTTTATTGGATGTGAAATTAAGGGTTGAAATGGAAAAGattgagattttttattttgaaagaaatatAATGTTTTGATTCGTGAGTTGAATAGAATGGAAtgtgaaaatttaaaagttttaagtataaaaaaaatgacaaacgAACGAGTTACTTGATATTAAAcagagaaaattttaattaatttaaaaataaaaataaaaaacctaaaccACACCGTACAAACTGAAAAGGAAATTATAAGTACCATTAAGCCTCAAAACTAATCATCtgtgtttttataataataaataataaattaacaacatGCGAGTTCAAGTTTTTTGTAGCCAAGTAAAATTGTGCTAATATCTCAAGATTCTATCCCACCaagcacaaaacaaaaaatttgcgGTACACGATTGAAGTTATTGAATGTTTATCATGCTGGGTCTGGATGCCTACAAAGAAACATAGAGTTTTAGAACTCAACATGAGAGTAAGAATGCAAGAGCCATTCATCAAGAGACTTCTGATCATGAACCCGTGACTTCATGACGCCTTCATATCATCCAAGCCACAACGAGCCTGTGCCAAAATAGTAAGCCTTTAAGGTCCTACAacattttaaaactataataaaCTAATATCTTTGTCATGGAACTGCTAGGTGTTATTAATTGAATGCTTAGATAAAgagattagatttttttaaaatttaacacacACACCCCAGAATATGTATGGCTTAATCCAGAACATGAGGCATGCAGTTCAATGTCCTATTCCAGGCCATTTAGACACATGCTAGTAATGATCATCGATAAgctaaaaaataaatctaagaCATCTTACCAGAAACTTGTGATTCTCttcaaagataggagaaaagtCAGTACAAAATTTCTGTATATCAGCACTGATATCACCAGTGCCTTGTATCACCTCCATGAATTTTTTCCTATCAGGAGCAAGCTTCATTGCTACCTGTATGTAGAGCATTTAGTCATTTACTATGTCACAAAAGCATGTTAAATACTATATTCCCCTGCCTAAATTAGAAAAAgtcaattgcaaaaaaaaacatcaaaagaaTATTACAGTGAAGCTTGAACTTGCAAGCCAGCCATGCCACTTCTTTAGAGTCTTGTTATAGGAATCTGTACAGGCTTGTGACATTGACCAATCTGCATGCTCAATTAAGTTTTGGAATAATGCCACTAAGAAATCCATTGCTCTGAAAATTTTGCACGTTAGAGAAATAAAtgaatcataaattaaaatacgaGAATTAAATGCAACTACTAACCATTTCTTGAGGTCTCTggtcacaaaataaaaattagtaaattactataattattgataaatatcCTCTTATTACTAAGGTTTACATTATAAGAGCTAATGGGAGGGTCTATGAGAGCCAGAATGGGCAAGGGAAGGGAATTAGGCAAGAGGGACTGGCTCCGATGTAATTATCTGTAAGCAGGGAGGTGAGAATGATAGTGTCATTCTGTTATTGGAAGGTGGGTAGATGTAATGATGAGAGCTAAGGTAGGCAAGAATTAAGTGGTAAGGCTTGAAGGAAGGAGGTCATTGGAAGAACCTTTGTGCTTTCTTTCTTAAGTTTCCAGTACCTATCATTATCAATTATCATGCATTCATGCTACACCTTTAGAAAGATAAGTTGTTTGTTTACTCATGGACAACAGACTCTGGGCTTGGAACATTACAAATTAAGGAAATAGTTctctaaaataacaaattttggaATGCCATAACAGTATGAATTACATGTTAAATGGTAGTTGCTTGGTGTTCTTTACCTTGTAAGCCAAAGAAGTCCATTGGTACAACTGGATGATGACTTAGCCGTTTTAGTTTCAACCTCTACTTGTACCAAACTGTACAGGTAGTTGAATTTGGTTGGATTGGAGGAATACTTAGATTCCAATCTCTGCTTTGAAAGTCAACGCATTATAGAGTGAGAACATATAACATTTGAAGTTTTGAACCAATATTAAAGGTTCGGGTACATAATCCATACTAAAAGTTGTATAAAAAGTAAAGCATGAACATGTATAAACAAGCCAGCCACATGACATAGAAAAATGGTCAACACCCAAGTCATGCTTCAAGTATGGTAAAACCCTATAACCATAGCAtgtgataagaaaaaataaaaagcatattAGTAGTATTGCATATAAAGCAGCAAGCATGCATATTATGACCcatatgtaccaaaaaaataggagCACATAAGATAGAAATGGGTGACAAAAACCTACCGATATGTTACCACCAATGTCAGATTTAACAAGGGCCATAGCAGCTCCAAACTTGTCTGCCATAAGAAAAGTATTAGTCCATCAAATAATAGTAAGTATTCATATTGTCATACATTTTAGGCTTAACCAAGCATCACTCGACAACAAAAGGTCAACAATCTATTTTGTTAtacattttatgttttaaagttAGATTGTAACTCACTACTTCTACAGATTAACATATTGATCCGGAAGGGTTCAAGATCCTCCTGTTTTTTACTCCTTTTCCTTTTAACAAACTCTCtccttataaataaaaaggatacaGATTACAGACACTTGAAAAACCAAGAAACATGTCAAGCAGGTAGCAATACTAAGAGCTTGATGTAATATAGGCACCAAATTTGTTAGGTAAACTAagatcaacaattttttttctcccatTTAATATAACAATATATGTTTGGACAACTTTCAAGTGGGATGGAGAGAAGCAGGAGAACAGGAGAGCAGAACCCACTGTAGAAAAAATCACTTATATGCATCTCATCTTgttcaaagagagaaaaatccATTAATATGTAGTAAATATAACATTGTTTAACACACTGTAGATTATTCAAAAGGAGTAAAGGGCCATTGATGTTCCtctcataaaataaaacacaacaaacaaatggaaagaagaaaaaaaaaacactgaaaaAGGCCCAAATAACATCTTTGCCTTTCTTTATCCACTGTCTTGCGACAGTAACAATTTGAGGGATCATGATCTTGTACCTATAACAGGCAGTATATGCTTGCAAGCATCCAAGAAAGGCTGGGTCAAAATTTCTCCTTGCTCTGATTTTACAAGCTTAATTCCTTCAAGTGCAGGAGTGAAAACAGTCCCCTCCATTTTTGTGCTTTGCTGCACATAACATGGCCAAAAACCAATAAATAGATAGGTAAAATTTTAACAGAGATCAAATTTAAAGTACATAAATGTATTCCCTTTCTTTTCTCTATCTGGtaagtttcaaaatatgaaATCAAGGGAAGAAAAATACAGAACTTTCGTCAGTAGCAGGCATGCATACTAAAGTAAAGTCTGGATACAATTTAGGTGAATTAATGTCGGAAATATCTAAAAATCACACCAGCAAAACGATGAAAAGAagcaaatttaatgaaaattgcACAAACAACGCATCaaaacttataatttaaaacaataatttgtgGTGAGTACATCTAACTTTTATATGATCATCacaatttgtttttcttaacaTAATTGAACTGCTATTTTGCTCTACACCAAATGCAAATAGAAGACCATAAAACCCAGTGAGATTAGATGGATATAGGTGGAAAATTCCAAGGCCAGATCAAAGAATCAAACTTTTACTGAACCAAGGTATGATGAAATAAGAATTTCAGATCTCTAATCAACACGGAAAATTCAAAAGCAGGAACAACCTGGCAACTAAATTGAGTTCagaaacaacacaaaaacaaagatTGATCGATGAAAAGGGAGAAAGAATCACAATTGAGATAGACATACATTGAACAAGGAAAGCCTCGGTGATCTTAGACTGAGAACAACAACGGTAGACGTATCACAAAAATTTACAAGtagtttttttgttattggTTTTGGTGGCGATTTGGGATGAGAACAACAGTTGTAGGAAACAATTGGATTCTAAAGGTGACGTGGAATTTCTGtcctaaaatttaaatatgaaaattagtaaaaaaaatattttttaggatgAAAAACATAATCTTGTTGtgaaaattaacaatattattttagaatccaataaatttataaaattcctcatttttttttataaaattaacataaaacataTAACT comes from Glycine soja cultivar W05 chromosome 20, ASM419377v2, whole genome shotgun sequence and encodes:
- the LOC114401652 gene encoding glycolipid transfer protein 1-like; the encoded protein is MEGTVFTPALEGIKLVKSEQGEILTQPFLDACKHILPVIDKFGAAMALVKSDIGGNISRLESKYSSNPTKFNYLYSLVQVEVETKTAKSSSSCTNGLLWLTRAMDFLVALFQNLIEHADWSMSQACTDSYNKTLKKWHGWLASSSFTVAMKLAPDRKKFMEVIQGTGDISADIQKFCTDFSPIFEENHKFLARCGLDDMKAS